Proteins encoded in a region of the Isosphaeraceae bacterium EP7 genome:
- a CDS encoding cobalamin-binding protein, with amino-acid sequence MRIVSLLPSLTELVCALGRGDELVGVSHECDYPPGVEKLPHLTRGLIPQDADSATIDRLVIELRGSLYTLDEALLAELKPDLILTQEQCDVCAVNEATVRRAAANLAGNPHVESVNPLDLAGLHAMFRSIGDLLGARDAAEALISDFQATVAEIGRRIAGRPPRPVLLLEWLDPPYSAGHWNPELVELAGGIDVLGRAGQPSRRITWDAIQAADPDLILVTACGFTLDRARQEFPALAARPEWTSLRAVQTDQVALADGSAYFSRPGPRLESSLRIAAAAIHPDLCGDLADDCDWTFLD; translated from the coding sequence ATGCGCATCGTCAGCCTCCTCCCCTCCCTCACCGAACTCGTCTGCGCCCTCGGACGCGGCGATGAGCTGGTCGGCGTCTCGCACGAGTGCGACTATCCCCCGGGCGTCGAGAAGCTCCCCCATCTCACCCGCGGCCTGATCCCCCAGGACGCTGACAGCGCCACCATCGACCGACTCGTCATCGAGCTGCGCGGCAGCCTTTACACGCTGGATGAGGCGCTGCTGGCCGAGCTGAAGCCCGACCTGATCCTGACCCAGGAGCAGTGCGACGTCTGCGCCGTCAACGAGGCCACCGTGCGCAGGGCCGCGGCCAATCTCGCCGGTAATCCCCACGTCGAGAGCGTCAACCCCCTCGACCTCGCCGGCCTCCACGCCATGTTCCGATCCATCGGCGACCTGCTTGGTGCCCGCGATGCCGCAGAGGCGCTCATCTCCGACTTCCAGGCCACCGTTGCCGAGATCGGCCGCCGCATCGCCGGCCGCCCCCCGCGCCCGGTCCTCCTGCTCGAATGGCTCGACCCCCCCTACTCCGCCGGCCACTGGAACCCCGAGCTGGTCGAGCTGGCCGGCGGCATCGACGTCCTCGGCCGCGCCGGCCAGCCTTCCCGCCGGATTACCTGGGACGCCATCCAGGCCGCCGACCCCGACCTCATCCTCGTCACTGCGTGCGGATTCACCCTCGACCGGGCCCGCCAGGAATTTCCCGCCCTGGCCGCCCGCCCCGAGTGGACCTCCCTCAGGGCCGTCCAGACCGATCAGGTCGCCCTCGCCGACGGCTCCGCCTACTTCTCCCGCCCCGGCCCACGCCTCGAATCCAGCCTCCGGATCGCCGCCGCCGCCATCCACCCCGACCTCTGCGGCGACCTCGCCGACGACTGCGACTGGACCTTCCTGGACTGA
- the rpsF gene encoding 30S ribosomal protein S6 encodes MPVSTYEGMFLLDSAKVAASWDDSVKHVHDILAKQEAEIVASRQWDERRLAYAVDGHKKGTYLLTYFKVEGAAIKEIVADCALSDVILRELVLKVHPKLIDHLVERAMTSTPGEDEESREEDRDERPRRRRRDD; translated from the coding sequence TTGCCAGTTAGCACTTACGAAGGGATGTTCCTCCTGGATAGCGCCAAAGTGGCCGCGTCCTGGGACGACTCCGTCAAGCACGTTCACGACATCCTCGCCAAGCAAGAGGCCGAGATCGTGGCCAGCCGCCAGTGGGACGAGCGTCGGCTCGCCTACGCAGTCGACGGCCACAAGAAGGGGACCTACCTTCTGACCTACTTCAAGGTTGAAGGGGCCGCCATCAAGGAGATCGTCGCCGACTGTGCCCTCAGCGACGTGATCCTCCGCGAGTTGGTCCTCAAGGTTCACCCCAAGCTCATCGACCACCTGGTCGAGCGGGCCATGACCTCGACGCCCGGCGAGGACGAAGAGTCGCGCGAGGAAGACCGCGACGAACGGCCCCGCCGCCGCCGCCGCGACGACTGA
- the ssb gene encoding single-stranded DNA-binding protein, translating to MADFNKVLLIGRLTRDPELRYTPNGAAVTELPVATSRSWTGKDGQPQKDTVYVDVTVWNRQAENCCQYLKKGRAVHVEGFLKMDTWDDKATGEKRSKLKVEAERVQFLDRREDGPGGGGGGDDDFAPHSEPQPRRSAPAGAGEARGNGPSRGGYAPSAPAPRRPAPPPSAEEDDDIPF from the coding sequence ATGGCCGACTTCAACAAGGTTCTGCTGATCGGTCGCCTCACCCGCGACCCTGAGCTGCGCTACACGCCGAACGGCGCCGCGGTGACCGAACTGCCCGTGGCCACCAGCCGGTCCTGGACCGGCAAGGATGGCCAGCCGCAGAAGGACACCGTCTACGTCGACGTGACCGTCTGGAACCGGCAGGCCGAGAACTGCTGCCAGTACCTCAAGAAGGGCCGCGCCGTGCACGTCGAGGGGTTCCTCAAGATGGACACCTGGGACGACAAGGCCACCGGCGAGAAGCGGTCGAAGCTCAAGGTCGAGGCCGAACGCGTCCAGTTCCTCGACCGTCGTGAAGACGGGCCGGGCGGTGGCGGCGGCGGCGACGATGACTTCGCACCCCACTCCGAGCCCCAGCCCAGGCGTTCGGCCCCGGCCGGCGCCGGCGAGGCCCGGGGCAACGGGCCTTCTCGTGGGGGTTATGCCCCGTCCGCGCCGGCACCCCGTCGTCCCGCCCCTCCGCCCTCGGCCGAGGAAGACGACGACATCCCGTTCTGA
- the pth gene encoding aminoacyl-tRNA hydrolase: MKLVVGLGNPGSKYEGTRHNIGFEVVDQLARGGAGVGFNQKFESLAADAEIDFRRVLLLKPQTFMNLSGRAVAQALRFFKLTPADLLVICDDLTLPLGKLRIKGTGSDGGQKGLRDIAAHLGTEDYPRLRVGIGERGAADAADFVLSRFRSAERQAIDDALIIATQAVAVWVAKGLPDAMNRFNGPAPIK; encoded by the coding sequence ATGAAACTGGTGGTCGGCCTGGGGAACCCGGGCAGCAAGTACGAAGGCACACGCCACAACATCGGCTTCGAGGTCGTCGACCAGCTCGCCCGAGGGGGAGCTGGGGTCGGCTTCAATCAGAAGTTCGAGTCGCTGGCCGCCGACGCCGAGATTGATTTCCGGCGCGTCCTGCTGCTGAAGCCCCAGACCTTTATGAACCTGAGCGGACGGGCCGTGGCCCAGGCGCTCAGGTTCTTCAAGCTGACCCCGGCCGACCTGCTCGTCATCTGCGACGACCTGACCCTCCCCCTGGGCAAGCTGCGGATCAAGGGGACCGGCTCCGACGGCGGCCAGAAGGGGCTCCGCGACATCGCGGCGCACCTCGGCACCGAGGACTACCCCCGACTCCGCGTCGGCATCGGCGAGCGAGGTGCCGCCGACGCCGCCGACTTCGTCCTCAGTCGCTTCCGATCCGCCGAACGCCAGGCCATCGACGACGCCCTGATCATCGCCACCCAGGCCGTGGCCGTCTGGGTCGCAAAGGGGTTGCCCGACGCGATGAATCGGTTCAACGGCCCCGCCCCGATCAAGTAG
- a CDS encoding 50S ribosomal protein L25 encodes MADAVKIKAETRDPAKNKGTGTTVSRKLRSQGRVPAIVYGHKQAPQPISLTREAVAEMLKKATHLAELDYGSSTEMVLVRDVQWDYLGKEIIHLDFARVDASEAIETEVKLEIRGTATGVAEGGVLEIAVHSLAVTCRADAIPDSIRVDVTDLHLGKAIHVKDLVLPDGVKTDTDPELLLVHVVAPVAEVTPEEASVTQPEVIKAERKEKED; translated from the coding sequence ATGGCGGACGCGGTCAAGATCAAGGCGGAGACTCGCGACCCCGCGAAGAACAAGGGGACAGGGACCACGGTCTCTCGCAAGCTCCGGTCGCAGGGGCGCGTCCCCGCGATCGTCTACGGGCACAAGCAGGCCCCCCAGCCCATCTCACTGACCCGCGAAGCGGTCGCTGAGATGCTCAAGAAGGCCACCCACCTGGCCGAGCTCGACTACGGCAGCTCGACCGAGATGGTCCTGGTCCGCGACGTCCAGTGGGACTATCTCGGCAAGGAAATCATCCACCTCGACTTCGCCCGTGTCGACGCCTCCGAGGCGATCGAGACCGAGGTCAAGCTCGAGATCCGCGGCACCGCGACGGGCGTCGCCGAGGGGGGCGTCCTCGAGATCGCCGTCCACAGCCTCGCCGTCACCTGCCGGGCGGACGCCATCCCCGACTCGATCCGGGTCGACGTCACCGACCTCCACCTGGGCAAGGCCATCCACGTCAAGGACCTGGTGCTGCCCGACGGCGTCAAGACCGACACCGACCCCGAGCTGCTGCTCGTCCACGTCGTCGCGCCGGTCGCCGAGGTCACGCCCGAGGAAGCCAGCGTCACCCAGCCCGAAGTCATCAAGGCCGAGCGTAAGGAGAAGGAGGACTGA
- the rplI gene encoding 50S ribosomal protein L9, whose translation MAKTTAKKSDKAKPKAKAKVKRKPGVGAKAAAPVVETAVRQPGVERRRNHPTRAKDGQIEILLTHAVPHVGQPGELAKVRPGFARNYLIPQGLATFATPHNLRIVEKHRQRLRQLEEARRADLLSLSAQIAQRQITIEANANAEGHLYGSVNADQIAAALKADNLPIDVENIRLEGPLKELGLYTIKLHLGQDVDAEIRLWVVPSAHSEEAPV comes from the coding sequence ATGGCCAAGACTACCGCGAAGAAGTCCGACAAGGCCAAGCCCAAGGCGAAAGCCAAAGTCAAGAGGAAGCCAGGCGTCGGCGCCAAGGCCGCCGCGCCCGTGGTCGAGACCGCGGTCCGCCAGCCCGGGGTCGAGCGCCGCAGGAATCATCCGACCCGCGCCAAGGACGGGCAGATCGAGATCCTGCTGACTCACGCCGTCCCCCATGTCGGCCAGCCCGGCGAACTCGCCAAGGTCCGGCCCGGCTTCGCCCGCAACTACCTGATCCCCCAGGGCCTGGCCACCTTCGCCACGCCGCATAACCTGCGGATCGTCGAGAAGCATCGCCAGCGCCTCCGCCAGCTCGAAGAGGCACGTCGCGCCGACCTGCTCAGCCTGTCGGCCCAGATCGCCCAGCGGCAGATCACCATCGAGGCCAACGCCAACGCCGAGGGTCACCTCTACGGCTCGGTCAACGCCGACCAGATCGCCGCGGCCCTCAAGGCCGACAACCTGCCGATCGATGTCGAGAACATCCGGCTCGAAGGCCCGCTCAAGGAGCTCGGCCTGTACACGATCAAGCTCCACCTGGGCCAGGACGTCGACGCAGAGATCCGCCTCTGGGTGGTCCCCTCAGCGCACAGCGAAGAAGCCCCGGTCTGA
- the dnaB gene encoding replicative DNA helicase, whose protein sequence is MADNSTSKNRRGGKPWQPTLTLTPPPAGDRLPPQNIAIEQEVIGALLLDNDQLHNVMPLLKADDFYRDSHQIIFRSISDLYTLGKPVDALILADELAREGHLESIGGLDAINQLISATPHAANARYHAEIVRQKSISRRLIECANEIHSAGYSETHTADELLELAESRIFKIAEEGVTGETVELKDVVHQAMERISARAEGGLPISGMGSGFPDLDNLTGGFQGSQLVILAARPSMGKTAIALNLCEHVILEQKLGVLFVSLEMGQLELAERLLCSRSRVDNHKLRTGQNFRGQDMAMLGKAYDELRTAPLFIDDTPARNMLQITANARRLKLRHNLGLVVIDYIQLVDAEESRDSRQEQIAKISRRLKQLARELNIPVIALSQLNRGVENREDRRPRMADLRESGAIEQDADLVLLLHRPDYYDPNDKPNQAELIVAKNRSGATGSVDLQFAKNITRFQPLDTMHDDTGVF, encoded by the coding sequence ATGGCCGACAACTCAACGAGCAAGAATCGCCGGGGCGGCAAACCCTGGCAACCGACTCTCACGCTGACCCCCCCGCCGGCCGGCGATCGCCTGCCCCCTCAGAACATCGCCATCGAGCAGGAAGTCATCGGCGCCTTGCTGCTGGACAACGACCAGCTGCACAACGTGATGCCGCTGCTGAAGGCCGATGACTTCTACCGGGACAGCCACCAGATCATCTTCCGGTCGATCAGCGACCTGTACACCCTGGGCAAGCCCGTCGACGCCCTGATCCTGGCCGATGAGCTCGCCCGGGAAGGCCACCTCGAGTCCATCGGCGGTCTCGACGCGATCAATCAGCTGATCAGCGCCACCCCGCATGCGGCTAACGCCCGGTATCACGCCGAGATCGTCCGCCAGAAGTCGATCTCTCGTCGCCTGATCGAGTGCGCCAACGAGATCCACTCGGCCGGCTACTCCGAGACCCACACCGCCGACGAGCTGCTGGAGCTGGCCGAGTCGCGCATCTTCAAGATCGCCGAGGAGGGGGTCACCGGCGAGACGGTCGAGCTGAAGGACGTCGTCCATCAGGCGATGGAACGCATCAGCGCCCGCGCCGAGGGGGGCCTGCCCATCTCCGGCATGGGCTCAGGCTTCCCGGACCTGGACAACCTGACCGGCGGCTTCCAGGGCTCGCAGCTCGTTATCCTTGCGGCCCGCCCGTCGATGGGAAAGACGGCCATCGCGCTGAACCTCTGCGAGCACGTCATCCTCGAGCAGAAGCTCGGCGTCCTGTTCGTCAGCCTGGAAATGGGCCAGCTCGAACTCGCCGAGCGGCTGCTCTGCTCGCGGTCGAGGGTGGACAATCACAAGCTCCGCACCGGCCAGAATTTCCGCGGCCAGGATATGGCCATGCTGGGCAAGGCCTACGACGAGCTGCGGACCGCCCCCCTGTTCATCGACGACACCCCCGCGCGGAACATGCTCCAGATCACGGCCAACGCCCGTCGCCTCAAGCTCCGCCACAACCTCGGCCTGGTCGTGATCGACTACATCCAGCTCGTCGATGCCGAGGAGTCGCGGGACAGCCGGCAGGAGCAGATTGCCAAGATCAGCCGTCGTCTGAAGCAGCTCGCACGCGAGCTGAACATCCCCGTCATCGCCCTCTCCCAGCTCAATCGAGGCGTCGAGAACCGCGAGGATCGTCGCCCGCGCATGGCCGACCTCCGCGAGTCGGGGGCCATCGAGCAGGACGCCGACCTCGTGCTCTTGCTGCACAGGCCCGACTACTATGATCCCAACGACAAGCCCAACCAGGCCGAGCTGATCGTGGCCAAAAATCGAAGTGGTGCCACCGGCAGCGTCGACCTCCAGTTCGCCAAGAACATCACCCGATTCCAGCCGCTCGACACGATGCACGACGACACCGGCGTCTTCTGA